A single genomic interval of Burkholderia sp. HI2500 harbors:
- the tssC gene encoding type VI secretion system contractile sheath large subunit — protein sequence MNDPVQSRADTRDAAQPAVAHDEFAALLQKEFKPKTAEARESVERAVRTLAQQALEHTVGMTTDAYGSVKQIIAEIDRKLSEQINQILHHNEFQTLEGAWRGLHYLVTHTETDELLKIKALPASRNEVARMLKRYKGVAWDQSPLFRKIYEEEYGQFGGEPFGCLVGDFHFNHSPPDVEMLGELSKIAAAAHAPFIAGASPELMQMDSWQELSNPRDLTKIFQNTEYAAWRSLRQSEDSRYIGLAMPRFLARLPYGARTNPVDEFDFEEDTDAANHDRYTWANSAYAMAANINRSFKQFGWCSSIRGVESGGAVEGLPSHTFPTDDGGVDQKCPTEIAISDRREAELAKNGFMPFVHRKNSDFAAFIGAQSLYQPAEYHDPDATANARLSGRLPYLFACCRFAHYLKCIVRDKIGSFRERDDMERWLNDWIMNYVDGDPINSSQETKARKPLAAAQVVVDEVEDNPGYYTSKFFLRPHYQLEGLTVSLRLISRLPTAKAANE from the coding sequence ATGAATGATCCCGTCCAATCCCGTGCGGACACGCGCGACGCCGCGCAACCGGCCGTCGCGCACGACGAATTCGCCGCGCTGCTGCAGAAGGAGTTCAAGCCGAAGACGGCCGAGGCGCGCGAGTCGGTCGAGCGCGCGGTGCGCACGCTCGCGCAGCAGGCGCTCGAACACACGGTCGGCATGACGACCGATGCGTACGGCAGCGTGAAGCAGATCATCGCGGAGATCGACCGCAAGCTGTCCGAGCAGATCAACCAGATCCTGCATCACAACGAGTTCCAGACGCTCGAAGGCGCGTGGCGCGGGCTGCATTACCTCGTCACGCACACCGAGACCGACGAGCTGCTGAAGATCAAGGCGCTGCCGGCGTCGCGCAACGAGGTCGCGCGGATGCTGAAGCGCTACAAGGGCGTCGCGTGGGATCAGAGCCCGCTGTTCCGCAAGATCTACGAAGAGGAATACGGGCAATTCGGCGGCGAGCCGTTCGGCTGCCTGGTCGGCGATTTCCATTTCAACCACAGCCCGCCGGACGTCGAGATGCTCGGCGAGCTGTCGAAGATCGCGGCGGCCGCGCACGCGCCGTTCATCGCCGGTGCATCGCCGGAGCTGATGCAGATGGATTCGTGGCAGGAGCTGTCGAACCCGCGCGACCTGACGAAGATCTTCCAGAACACCGAATACGCGGCGTGGCGCAGCCTGCGGCAGTCGGAGGATTCGCGCTACATCGGCCTCGCGATGCCGCGCTTTCTCGCGCGGCTGCCGTACGGCGCGCGCACCAACCCGGTCGACGAATTCGACTTCGAGGAAGACACCGACGCCGCGAACCACGACCGCTACACGTGGGCGAACTCGGCGTATGCGATGGCCGCGAACATCAACCGCTCGTTCAAGCAGTTCGGCTGGTGTTCGTCGATCCGCGGCGTCGAATCGGGCGGGGCGGTCGAAGGGCTGCCGAGCCACACGTTCCCGACCGACGACGGCGGCGTCGACCAGAAATGCCCGACCGAGATCGCGATCAGCGACCGCCGCGAGGCCGAGCTCGCGAAGAACGGCTTCATGCCGTTCGTACACCGGAAGAACTCGGATTTCGCGGCGTTCATCGGCGCGCAGTCGCTGTACCAGCCGGCCGAGTACCACGATCCCGACGCGACCGCGAACGCGCGGCTGTCCGGCCGCCTGCCGTACCTGTTCGCGTGCTGCCGCTTCGCGCATTACCTGAAGTGCATCGTGCGCGACAAGATCGGCTCGTTCCGCGAACGCGACGACATGGAGCGCTGGCTGAACGACTGGATCATGAACTACGTCGACGGCGACCCCATCAACTCGTCGCAGGAAACCAAGGCGCGCAAGCCGCTCGCGGCCGCGCAGGTGGTGGTCGACGAGGTCGAGGACAACCCCGGCTACTACACGTCGAAATTCTTCCTGCGGCCGCACTACCAGCTCGAAGGGCTCACGGTGTCGCTGCGGCTCATCTCGCGGCTGCCGACCGCGAAGGCGGCCAACGAGTGA
- the tssG gene encoding type VI secretion system baseplate subunit TssG, with protein sequence MKRDMSPATGPAAEAARRDAWWARLRAAPHGYDLFQALRWLDALSPGRAPLGHATRPRDEPVRLGQQPSLAFAASMLAGVSDDGSGMPPRIAIHGFGLFGPNGPLPTHLTEYAHERAAQHDDPTFAAFADLFHHRLILLFYRAWADAQPTVSLDRPERARFDGYIASLIGRAAHGDKPAAKADIHADADTLAPHARYFHAGHLVRHTRNPEGLVQILRRHFGVEARIVEHVPQWVAIERSQRCTIRATRPTLRVGAVALGVAVRDAQSRFRIVLGPLSLDAYRRFLPGGPHARQLAQWVREYVGIEFDWDVQLELAADAVPAIALGAPQGIGRTAWLGQRLDPGPARDLVVRYDVRRGGAPLHRETA encoded by the coding sequence ATGAAGCGCGACATGTCTCCGGCTACCGGGCCGGCTGCCGAAGCCGCACGCCGCGACGCGTGGTGGGCACGCCTGCGCGCCGCGCCGCACGGCTACGACCTGTTCCAGGCGCTGCGCTGGCTCGATGCGCTGTCGCCCGGCCGCGCGCCGCTCGGCCATGCGACGCGGCCGCGCGACGAGCCGGTGCGGCTCGGGCAGCAACCGTCGCTCGCGTTCGCGGCGTCGATGCTGGCCGGCGTGAGCGACGACGGCAGCGGCATGCCGCCGCGCATCGCGATCCACGGGTTCGGGCTGTTCGGCCCGAACGGGCCGCTGCCGACGCACCTGACCGAATACGCGCACGAACGCGCCGCGCAGCACGACGATCCGACGTTCGCCGCGTTCGCCGACCTGTTCCATCACCGGCTGATCCTGCTGTTCTACCGCGCCTGGGCCGACGCGCAGCCGACGGTGAGCCTCGATCGCCCGGAGCGCGCACGGTTCGACGGTTATATCGCGAGCCTGATCGGCCGGGCGGCGCATGGCGACAAGCCGGCCGCGAAAGCCGACATCCACGCTGACGCCGACACGCTCGCGCCGCATGCGCGCTATTTCCACGCGGGCCATCTCGTGCGGCACACGCGCAACCCGGAAGGGCTCGTGCAGATCCTGCGCCGGCATTTCGGTGTCGAGGCGCGCATCGTCGAGCACGTGCCGCAGTGGGTCGCGATCGAACGTTCGCAGCGCTGCACGATCCGCGCGACGCGGCCGACGTTGCGGGTCGGCGCCGTCGCGCTCGGTGTGGCCGTGCGCGATGCGCAGTCGCGCTTCCGGATCGTGCTCGGCCCGCTGTCGCTCGACGCGTACCGCCGTTTCCTGCCGGGCGGCCCGCATGCGCGGCAGCTCGCGCAATGGGTGCGCGAATACGTCGGCATCGAGTTCGACTGGGACGTGCAGCTCGAACTGGCGGCCGACGCGGTGCCGGCGATCGCGCTCGGCGCGCCGCAGGGCATCGGCCGCACCGCGTGGCTCGGGCAACGGCTCGATCCGGGCCCCGCGCGCGACCTCGTCGTCCGCTACGACGTGCGGCGCGGCGGCGCCCCCCTTCATCGCGAAACCGCTTAA
- the tssA gene encoding type VI secretion system protein TssA translates to MHSNDVSQAALAAAAHATVPPGLPATPRADLIGQLLADVAPDAPCGANLEYDAEFLQLQERATPRAEQQYGDSVIPAEAPDWRAVERLALALSARTKDLRVIACLARSWTEQHGIPGYADALALVANLLERRWDDLHPRLDADGEPDPTLRMNALAEIAGAHGCARAARRQPLFDGGPSVRDAERLLDGRDDTGSPVAGSRESLLAALSAARSDGTTPLDAARAALHALEAIRVGVTDRLGREWAPDEGDAEKALQRIVRDVPLPEPQPVSPDMQQAAPGDTAPPGVAATAPAARPNAHAWRDAEVTSRDDVRIGLDKMCRYFEQHEPSHPAPLLLRRAQRLLALDFYEIIRDLAPESLPKLDLLSGERSE, encoded by the coding sequence ATGCATTCGAATGACGTCAGCCAGGCGGCGCTGGCCGCCGCCGCACATGCCACGGTGCCGCCCGGCCTGCCGGCGACCCCGCGCGCCGACCTGATCGGCCAACTGCTCGCGGACGTCGCGCCCGATGCGCCGTGCGGCGCGAACCTCGAATACGACGCCGAGTTCCTGCAACTGCAGGAGCGCGCGACGCCGCGTGCCGAGCAGCAATACGGCGACTCCGTGATCCCGGCCGAGGCGCCCGACTGGCGGGCGGTCGAGCGGCTCGCGCTGGCGCTGTCGGCGCGCACGAAGGATCTGCGCGTCATCGCCTGTCTCGCGCGAAGCTGGACCGAGCAACACGGTATTCCGGGCTACGCGGACGCGCTTGCGCTCGTCGCGAACCTGCTCGAACGCCGCTGGGACGACCTGCATCCGCGGCTCGACGCTGACGGCGAACCGGACCCGACATTGCGGATGAACGCGCTCGCCGAGATAGCCGGCGCGCACGGCTGCGCGCGCGCGGCGCGGCGCCAGCCGCTGTTCGACGGCGGCCCGAGCGTGCGCGACGCGGAACGGCTGCTCGACGGCCGCGACGACACCGGCAGCCCCGTGGCGGGCAGCCGCGAAAGCCTGCTGGCTGCGCTGTCGGCCGCGCGCAGCGACGGCACGACGCCGCTCGACGCGGCGCGCGCGGCACTGCACGCACTGGAGGCGATCCGCGTGGGCGTGACGGACAGGCTGGGCCGCGAATGGGCGCCCGACGAAGGCGACGCCGAGAAGGCGCTGCAACGGATCGTGCGCGACGTGCCGCTGCCCGAGCCGCAACCGGTGTCGCCCGACATGCAGCAGGCCGCGCCCGGCGACACGGCGCCGCCAGGCGTTGCCGCAACCGCGCCGGCGGCACGACCGAACGCGCACGCCTGGCGCGATGCCGAGGTCACGAGCCGCGACGACGTGCGCATCGGTCTCGACAAGATGTGCCGCTATTTCGAGCAACACGAGCCGAGCCATCCGGCGCCGCTGCTGCTGCGGCGCGCGCAACGGCTGCTCGCGCTCGACTTCTACGAAATCATCCGCGATCTCGCGCCGGAGAGCCTGCCGAAGCTGGATCTGCTGAGCGGCGAGCGGAGCGAATGA
- the tssF gene encoding type VI secretion system baseplate subunit TssF: MDTRLLDYYNRELAYLRELGGEFAQQFPKVAARLRLNESGPPDPYVERLLEGFSFLTARVQLKMDAEFPRFTQALLDAVYPGYIAPLPSMAIVRFAPLLNEGSLAQGWRLPAGTALRARPAASEQTACEFRTAHDLTLWPLELTDATVTGAPSWLPRGAFAARQDVRGALRIRLEARGGAKLSQLPLDRLTFHLAGPERDALHLLELIAAHALGVVCHDPAQPPRWLHTLDADAIVHEGFDPAQAILPDDGRSFHGYRLLREYFAFPARFLFFSIGGLRAALARATGDAFELTVLFDRHDAALEAAVSAKHLALNCTPAVNLFARRADRIPLQPGAREHHVVVDRSRPLDYEVYAVQRLASEQRDDGQSREFRPFHASFASDDGNHGAYYTVRREPRLVSSQARANGTRTGYVGSETYVSLVDSQCAPYDETMRYLAADTLCTNRDLVLLQPPGDANTFTLRVSAPVENIVAIRGPSRPRPPIADAQTAWRLIRHLGLARHTLTDLDDEEGAHALRELLGLHADPADAAMRRQIDGVLRVAFSPVFRRLPASGPLMFGRGVQVDVTVDDHAFSGDSPFLLGAVLEQFFARHVSINAFAECVLTSAQRGTLAHWPARIGRRPAI, encoded by the coding sequence ATGGATACGCGCCTGCTCGACTACTACAACCGCGAACTCGCGTACCTGCGCGAGCTCGGCGGCGAATTCGCGCAGCAGTTCCCGAAAGTGGCCGCGCGGCTGCGGCTCAACGAATCGGGGCCGCCCGATCCGTACGTCGAGCGGCTGCTCGAAGGCTTCAGCTTCCTCACCGCGCGCGTGCAGCTCAAGATGGACGCCGAGTTTCCGCGCTTCACGCAGGCGCTGCTCGATGCCGTTTATCCCGGCTATATCGCGCCGCTGCCGTCGATGGCGATCGTGCGGTTCGCGCCGCTGCTGAACGAAGGCAGCCTGGCGCAAGGCTGGCGGCTGCCGGCCGGCACCGCGCTGCGCGCGCGTCCGGCCGCGTCCGAGCAGACCGCCTGCGAATTCCGCACCGCGCATGACCTGACGCTGTGGCCGCTCGAACTGACCGATGCGACCGTCACCGGCGCGCCGTCGTGGCTGCCGCGCGGCGCGTTCGCCGCGCGGCAGGACGTGCGCGGCGCGCTGCGCATCCGGTTGGAGGCGCGCGGCGGTGCCAAACTGTCCCAGTTGCCGCTCGACCGGCTGACGTTTCATCTGGCCGGCCCCGAGCGCGACGCGCTTCACTTGCTCGAACTGATCGCCGCGCATGCGCTCGGTGTCGTGTGCCACGATCCGGCGCAGCCGCCGCGCTGGCTGCATACGCTCGATGCCGACGCGATCGTCCACGAGGGCTTCGATCCCGCGCAGGCGATCCTGCCCGACGACGGCCGCAGCTTCCACGGCTACCGGCTGCTGCGCGAGTATTTCGCGTTTCCGGCGCGTTTCCTGTTCTTCAGCATCGGCGGGCTGCGCGCCGCGCTTGCGCGTGCGACCGGCGACGCGTTCGAACTGACCGTGCTGTTCGATCGCCACGATGCGGCGCTCGAGGCGGCCGTCAGCGCGAAACACCTCGCGCTGAACTGCACGCCGGCCGTGAACCTGTTCGCGCGCCGCGCCGACCGCATTCCGCTGCAGCCGGGCGCGCGCGAGCACCATGTCGTCGTCGATCGCAGCCGGCCGCTCGACTACGAGGTCTATGCGGTGCAGCGGCTCGCGAGCGAGCAGCGCGACGATGGCCAGTCGCGCGAATTCCGGCCGTTTCACGCGTCGTTCGCGAGCGACGACGGCAATCACGGCGCTTACTACACGGTGCGGCGCGAACCGAGGCTGGTCTCTTCTCAGGCACGTGCGAACGGCACGCGCACCGGCTACGTCGGCAGCGAGACCTACGTGTCGCTCGTCGACAGCCAGTGCGCGCCGTACGACGAGACGATGCGCTACCTGGCGGCCGACACGCTGTGCACGAACCGCGATCTCGTGCTGCTGCAGCCACCGGGCGACGCGAACACGTTCACGCTGCGCGTGTCGGCCCCGGTCGAGAACATCGTCGCGATCCGCGGCCCGTCGCGGCCGCGCCCGCCGATCGCCGATGCGCAAACCGCGTGGCGGCTGATCCGTCATCTCGGGCTCGCACGCCACACGCTGACCGATCTCGACGACGAAGAGGGCGCGCACGCGCTGCGCGAACTGCTCGGCCTGCATGCCGACCCGGCCGATGCCGCGATGCGCCGGCAGATCGACGGCGTGCTGCGCGTGGCGTTCTCGCCGGTGTTCCGCCGGCTGCCGGCGTCCGGCCCGCTGATGTTCGGGCGCGGCGTGCAGGTCGACGTGACCGTCGACGATCATGCGTTCTCCGGCGACAGCCCGTTCCTGCTCGGCGCGGTGCTCGAACAGTTCTTCGCGCGGCACGTGTCGATCAACGCGTTCGCCGAATGCGTGCTGACCAGTGCGCAGCGCGGCACGCTCGCGCACTGGCCGGCGCGCATCGGCAGGCGGCCCGCGATATGA
- the tssE gene encoding type VI secretion system baseplate subunit TssE → MDDPRTRDGRDSREGSLRDRLQPALLDRLTDDTPQRAAEAPGAQWIGTERLRAAVLRDLAWLLNTRNAEDGFVDWSAFTHAQASVLNYGMRPLVGKPMSGVERMSVEASIRDAILRFEPRIAPDSVEVRSVIDAAGGRAGERRHNVLLFEIRGTLWSIPHPLEFVLRSDLDLETGAMSLQSVAGA, encoded by the coding sequence ATGGACGACCCGCGAACCCGCGACGGCCGCGACAGCCGGGAAGGCAGCCTGCGCGACCGGCTCCAGCCCGCGCTGCTCGACCGGCTCACCGACGACACGCCGCAGCGCGCCGCCGAAGCGCCCGGCGCGCAGTGGATCGGCACGGAACGCCTGCGTGCGGCCGTGCTGCGCGATCTCGCGTGGCTGCTCAACACGCGCAACGCCGAGGACGGCTTCGTCGACTGGTCGGCGTTCACGCACGCGCAGGCGTCGGTGCTCAACTACGGGATGCGGCCGCTCGTGGGCAAGCCGATGTCGGGCGTCGAGCGGATGTCGGTCGAGGCGTCGATCCGCGACGCGATCCTCCGCTTCGAGCCGCGCATCGCGCCCGACAGCGTCGAAGTCCGCAGCGTGATCGACGCGGCCGGCGGCCGCGCCGGCGAACGGCGCCACAACGTGTTGCTGTTCGAGATTCGCGGCACGCTGTGGTCGATCCCGCATCCGCTCGAATTCGTGCTGCGCTCCGACCTCGATCTCGAGACGGGCGCGATGTCGCTGCAATCGGTGGCGGGGGCCTGA
- a CDS encoding Hcp family type VI secretion system effector: MGVAMFMKVDGVTGESADAQHKGWTDIQSFTWGASQPGAMASGSGGNAGKASFNDLVVAAYMDKGAPAIIKNCANGKHLSSVEISACKTGGTQVEFMRVTLQEVLVTSAQVAGIDPGDVADRLMMHYGFQAAKVKKQYWQQNDNGGKGAEVTVGWNIKENTEM; encoded by the coding sequence ATGGGCGTGGCAATGTTTATGAAGGTGGACGGCGTGACCGGCGAATCGGCGGACGCGCAGCACAAGGGCTGGACCGACATCCAGTCGTTCACGTGGGGCGCGAGCCAGCCGGGCGCGATGGCGAGCGGCAGCGGCGGCAACGCGGGCAAGGCGAGCTTCAACGATCTCGTCGTCGCCGCGTACATGGACAAGGGCGCGCCCGCGATCATCAAGAACTGCGCGAACGGCAAGCATCTGTCGTCGGTCGAGATCTCCGCATGCAAGACGGGCGGCACGCAGGTCGAGTTCATGCGCGTGACGCTGCAGGAGGTGCTCGTCACGTCCGCGCAGGTCGCGGGCATCGATCCGGGCGACGTCGCCGACCGGCTGATGATGCATTACGGCTTCCAGGCCGCGAAGGTGAAGAAGCAGTACTGGCAGCAGAACGACAACGGCGGCAAGGGCGCGGAGGTGACCGTCGGCTGGAACATCAAGGAAAACACCGAGATGTGA
- the tssH gene encoding type VI secretion system ATPase TssH: MSDIGRANLFGKLNPFLYETLEQATGFCRLRGNPYVELAHWFKQMLQRPDGDLQRVLRHFGVDGAAIDRGLVTALDKLPRGAGSVSDLSVHIDDAVERAWVYATLKYDATRIRGAVLLLAILKTPQLRNVLLAITREFERIVPDVLADELASIVEGSPEAPAAGQAAQGGDMTMRGATAAAAGSALTRFAVDLTARARAGEIDPVIGRDPEIRQIVDILLRRRQNNPLLVGEAGVGKTAVAEGFALRIAAGDVPPSLRDVALYLLDIGLLQAGASVKGEFESRLRGVIDEAMSSERPAILFIDEVHTLVGAGGAAGTGDAANLLKPALARGLLRTIGATTWSEYKQYIEKDPALTRRFQLVHVHEPEEAAALTMLRGLAGKLEAHHRVLVLDDALEAAVTLSHRYIPARQLPDKAISLLDTACARIAVSQHAVPAPIEDARRRIDSLRVEQERIGRECALGTGDTARRDAIEHDIATARTELDRLDTRWQTERDALTAIVDARALLLDDDPSHALDADARAAAQNRLSAAQQALADLQGDAPLVLPAVDPHAVAAVVADWTGIPLGRMVRDETQAVLKLADTLGERVVGQQHAVELIAERIQTARAKLDDPKKPHGVFLLCGPSGVGKTETALALADTLYGGEHNAITINMSEFQEAHTVSTLKGAPPGYVGYGQGGVLTEAVRRRPYSVVLLDEIEKAHRDVHEIFFQVFDKGWMEDGEGRDIDFRHTVILLTSNVGADRVMQLCRDPERLPDVQTLADALRAPLLDVFPAALLGRLTVVPYYPLTDATLARIVALQLRRIEQRIDAHHGIRLRCTEAATALVVERCRTIESGGRMVDAILTHTVMPRIGRAILQATLEGRTLSSIELSAADGEFTYRFDEEETT, translated from the coding sequence ATGTCCGATATCGGCCGCGCCAACCTGTTCGGAAAGCTGAATCCGTTCCTCTACGAGACGCTCGAGCAGGCGACCGGCTTCTGCCGGCTGCGCGGCAATCCGTACGTCGAGCTTGCGCACTGGTTCAAGCAGATGCTGCAGCGGCCCGACGGCGACCTGCAGCGCGTGCTGCGCCACTTCGGCGTGGACGGCGCCGCGATCGACCGCGGGCTCGTTACCGCGCTCGACAAGCTGCCGCGCGGCGCGGGCTCGGTGTCGGATCTGTCCGTGCACATCGACGATGCGGTCGAGCGCGCGTGGGTCTACGCGACGTTGAAGTACGACGCGACGCGCATTCGCGGCGCGGTGCTGCTGCTCGCGATCCTGAAGACACCGCAGTTGCGCAACGTGCTGCTGGCGATCACGCGCGAATTCGAGCGCATCGTGCCGGACGTGCTCGCCGACGAACTCGCGTCGATCGTCGAAGGCTCGCCCGAAGCGCCAGCGGCCGGGCAGGCGGCGCAGGGCGGCGACATGACGATGCGCGGCGCGACCGCCGCCGCCGCCGGCTCGGCGCTCACGCGCTTCGCCGTCGACCTGACCGCCCGCGCGCGGGCCGGCGAGATCGATCCGGTGATCGGACGCGATCCGGAAATTCGCCAGATCGTCGACATCCTGCTGCGACGCCGGCAGAACAACCCGCTGCTGGTCGGCGAGGCCGGCGTCGGCAAGACGGCGGTCGCGGAAGGCTTCGCGCTGCGGATTGCCGCCGGCGACGTGCCGCCGTCGCTGCGGGACGTCGCGCTGTACCTGCTCGACATCGGGCTGCTGCAGGCCGGCGCGAGCGTGAAGGGTGAATTCGAGAGCCGGCTGCGCGGCGTGATCGACGAAGCGATGTCGTCCGAGCGGCCGGCGATCCTGTTCATCGACGAAGTCCACACGCTCGTCGGCGCGGGCGGGGCCGCCGGCACCGGCGACGCCGCGAACCTGCTGAAGCCCGCGCTCGCCCGCGGCCTGCTGCGCACGATCGGCGCGACCACGTGGTCCGAGTACAAGCAGTACATCGAGAAGGACCCGGCGCTGACGCGACGCTTCCAGCTCGTGCACGTCCATGAACCGGAGGAAGCGGCCGCGCTGACGATGCTGCGCGGGTTGGCCGGGAAGCTCGAGGCCCACCACCGCGTGCTCGTGCTCGACGATGCGCTGGAGGCCGCCGTCACGCTGTCGCACCGTTACATTCCCGCCCGCCAGTTGCCGGACAAGGCGATCAGCCTGCTCGATACGGCCTGCGCGCGCATCGCCGTCAGCCAGCACGCGGTACCCGCGCCGATCGAAGATGCACGCCGCCGCATCGACAGCCTGCGCGTCGAACAGGAGCGGATCGGGCGCGAATGCGCGCTCGGCACCGGTGATACGGCGCGGCGCGACGCGATCGAGCACGACATTGCTACCGCCCGAACCGAACTCGACCGGCTCGACACACGCTGGCAAACCGAACGCGACGCATTGACCGCGATCGTCGATGCCCGTGCGCTGCTGCTCGACGACGATCCGTCCCACGCACTCGATGCGGATGCACGAGCCGCGGCGCAAAACCGTCTCTCGGCTGCCCAGCAGGCGCTGGCCGACCTGCAGGGCGATGCGCCGCTCGTGCTGCCCGCCGTCGACCCACACGCGGTGGCCGCCGTCGTGGCCGACTGGACCGGCATTCCGCTCGGCCGCATGGTCCGCGACGAAACGCAGGCCGTGCTGAAGCTCGCCGATACGCTCGGCGAGCGCGTCGTCGGCCAGCAGCACGCGGTCGAGCTGATTGCCGAGCGCATCCAGACCGCGCGCGCCAAGCTGGACGATCCGAAGAAACCGCATGGCGTGTTCCTGCTGTGCGGGCCGTCCGGCGTCGGCAAGACCGAGACCGCGCTCGCGCTGGCCGACACGCTGTACGGCGGCGAACACAACGCGATCACGATCAACATGAGCGAATTCCAGGAGGCGCATACGGTGTCGACACTGAAGGGCGCGCCGCCCGGCTACGTGGGCTACGGGCAGGGCGGCGTGCTCACCGAAGCCGTGCGCCGCCGCCCGTACAGCGTCGTGCTGCTCGACGAGATCGAGAAGGCGCACCGCGACGTGCACGAGATTTTCTTCCAGGTATTCGACAAGGGCTGGATGGAGGATGGCGAGGGGCGCGACATCGATTTCCGCCACACGGTGATCCTGCTGACGTCGAACGTCGGTGCCGATCGTGTGATGCAGCTGTGTCGCGACCCCGAGCGCCTGCCCGACGTGCAGACGCTCGCCGATGCGCTGCGCGCGCCGCTGCTCGACGTGTTTCCTGCCGCGCTGCTCGGGCGGTTGACCGTCGTGCCGTACTACCCGCTCACCGACGCGACGCTCGCGCGGATCGTCGCATTGCAGTTGCGGCGGATCGAGCAGCGGATCGACGCGCACCACGGCATCCGGCTGCGCTGCACCGAAGCGGCGACCGCGCTGGTCGTCGAGCGTTGCCGGACGATCGAATCCGGCGGCCGGATGGTCGACGCGATCCTCACGCACACCGTGATGCCGCGCATCGGCCGCGCGATCCTGCAGGCCACGCTCGAGGGCCGCACGCTGTCGTCGATCGAACTGAGCGCCGCCGACGGCGAATTCACGTACCGGTTCGACGAGGAGGAAACGACTTGA
- the tssB gene encoding type VI secretion system contractile sheath small subunit gives MTDRTKAAGSGQKFIARNRAPRVQIEYDVETYGAERKVQLPFVMGVISDLAGKRAEPLPDLPERKFLEIDVDNFDERMKSIAPRVAFQVPNTLTGEGMLNVDMTFEQIDDFSPAAIARNVDALRRLLEARTELSNLLSYMDGKHGAEQLIERAINDPDLLKTLVRNPHEPAQGGDATQPEARDE, from the coding sequence ATGACGGACAGAACCAAGGCGGCAGGCAGCGGACAGAAGTTCATCGCGCGCAATCGGGCGCCGCGCGTGCAGATCGAGTACGACGTCGAGACCTACGGCGCCGAACGCAAGGTGCAGTTGCCGTTCGTGATGGGCGTGATTTCCGACCTGGCGGGCAAGCGTGCCGAGCCGTTGCCGGACTTGCCGGAGCGCAAGTTCCTCGAGATCGACGTCGACAACTTCGACGAGCGGATGAAATCGATCGCGCCGCGTGTCGCGTTCCAGGTGCCGAACACGCTGACGGGCGAAGGGATGCTCAACGTCGACATGACGTTCGAGCAGATCGACGATTTCTCGCCGGCCGCGATCGCGCGCAACGTCGACGCGCTGCGCCGGCTGCTGGAGGCGCGCACCGAGCTGTCGAACCTGCTGTCGTACATGGACGGCAAGCATGGCGCCGAGCAGCTGATCGAGCGCGCGATCAACGATCCCGACCTGCTGAAGACGCTCGTGCGCAACCCGCACGAGCCCGCGCAGGGCGGCGACGCGACCCAACCGGAGGCCCGCGATGAATGA